The Lysobacter enzymogenes genome window below encodes:
- a CDS encoding ParA family protein codes for MARIIAVANQKGGVGKTTTAVNLAAALAGAPKRVLLVDLDPQGNATMGSGIDKRQLEDSVCDVLLGEADAAATIVQAPESFDLLPGNIDLTAAEIRLMNEDAREQRLKRALEPLRANYDFIIIDCPPALSLLTLNALTAADSVIVPMQCEYYALEGLSALVETIDALKAQLNPSLEIEGVLRTMFDVRNNLANAVSADLTAHFGDRVFRTIVPRNVRLAEAPSYGQSIVGYDRASRGGIAYLGLAGEVLRRQRERDQAAAKTARSATAETPA; via the coding sequence ATGGCCCGCATCATCGCCGTCGCCAATCAGAAAGGCGGGGTCGGCAAGACCACCACCGCGGTCAACCTGGCCGCCGCGCTGGCCGGCGCGCCCAAGCGCGTGCTGCTGGTCGACCTGGACCCGCAGGGCAACGCCACGATGGGCAGCGGCATCGACAAGCGCCAGCTCGAGGACTCGGTCTGCGACGTGCTGCTGGGCGAGGCCGACGCCGCCGCCACGATCGTGCAGGCGCCGGAAAGCTTCGACCTGTTGCCGGGCAATATCGACCTCACCGCGGCCGAAATCCGCCTGATGAACGAAGATGCGCGCGAGCAGCGGCTCAAGCGCGCGCTCGAACCGCTGCGCGCGAACTACGACTTCATCATCATCGACTGCCCGCCGGCGCTGTCGCTGCTGACCTTGAACGCGCTGACCGCGGCCGATTCGGTGATCGTGCCGATGCAGTGCGAGTACTACGCCCTGGAAGGCCTCAGCGCGCTGGTCGAGACCATCGATGCGCTCAAGGCCCAGCTGAACCCTTCACTCGAAATCGAAGGCGTGTTGCGCACCATGTTCGACGTGCGCAACAACCTCGCCAACGCCGTCTCCGCCGACCTCACCGCCCACTTCGGCGACCGGGTCTTCCGCACGATCGTGCCGCGCAACGTGCGTCTGGCCGAAGCGCCGAGCTACGGCCAGAGCATCGTCGGCTACGACCGCGCCAGCCGCGGCGGCATCGCCTACCTGGGCCTGGCCGGCGAAGTGCTGCGCCGCCAGCGCGAGCGCGATCAGGCCGCCGCCAAGACCGCGCGCAGCGCCACCGCGGAGACCCCGGCATGA
- a CDS encoding ParB/RepB/Spo0J family partition protein, with protein MSNPAKKRGLGRGLEALLGPKAAAEAPTLVEAQPGDLLRHLPVDSLSAGKYQPRKHWDEEKLAELAESIKAQGVIQPIVVREIGERGGKTYEIIAGERRWRASRLAGLAEIPVVIREVDDRTVVAMALIENIQREDLNPLEEAQALTRLIDEFDLTHAQAAEAVGRSRAAVSNLLRLLELPGEIRVLVETRSLEMGHARALLTLAPQAAIALARQAAELGWSVRDVEHRVQQLAAGKIPVSGKPKPAKLKPQADIVTLERELSESLNTKVNVLHGRGGKGRLVIHYTDLDSLEGVLEKLRGKVEA; from the coding sequence ATGAGCAATCCCGCCAAGAAGCGCGGCCTCGGCCGCGGCCTGGAAGCCTTGCTCGGCCCCAAGGCCGCCGCCGAAGCGCCGACCCTGGTCGAAGCCCAGCCCGGCGACCTGCTGCGGCACCTGCCGGTCGATTCGCTGAGCGCCGGCAAGTACCAGCCGCGCAAGCACTGGGACGAGGAAAAGCTCGCCGAGCTGGCCGAGTCGATCAAGGCCCAGGGCGTGATCCAGCCGATCGTCGTGCGCGAGATCGGCGAACGCGGCGGCAAGACCTACGAAATCATCGCCGGCGAACGCCGCTGGCGCGCCTCGCGCCTGGCCGGGCTGGCCGAGATCCCGGTGGTCATCCGCGAAGTCGACGACCGCACCGTGGTCGCGATGGCGCTGATCGAGAACATCCAGCGCGAAGACCTCAACCCGCTCGAAGAAGCGCAGGCGCTGACCCGCCTGATCGACGAATTCGACCTCACCCACGCCCAGGCCGCCGAGGCCGTGGGCCGCTCGCGCGCGGCGGTGTCGAACCTGCTGCGCCTGCTCGAGCTGCCGGGCGAGATCCGGGTGCTGGTGGAGACCCGTTCGCTGGAAATGGGGCACGCGCGCGCGCTGCTGACCCTGGCGCCGCAGGCCGCGATCGCCCTGGCCCGCCAGGCCGCCGAGCTCGGCTGGTCGGTGCGCGACGTCGAACATCGCGTGCAGCAGCTCGCCGCCGGCAAGATCCCGGTGTCCGGCAAGCCCAAGCCGGCCAAACTCAAGCCGCAGGCCGACATCGTGACCCTGGAGCGCGAGCTGTCGGAATCGCTCAACACCAAGGTCAACGTGCTGCACGGCCGCGGCGGCAAGGGCCGGCTGGTGATCCACTACACCGACCTGGATTCGCTCGAAGGCGTGCTGGAAAAGCTGCGCGGCAAGGTCGAGGCTTAA